From the genome of Symphalangus syndactylus isolate Jambi chromosome 13, NHGRI_mSymSyn1-v2.1_pri, whole genome shotgun sequence:
caagccacagaataGGAGATCCTCGCAGAATATTAGCTCCCAatggagttttattttaaaacatcgtggctgggtacagtggctcacacctgtaatcccagcactttgggaggctgaggtcaggagttcaagaccagcctggccaacatggtgaaaccccatctctactaaaaatacaacaattagccaggcacagtggcgggcacctgtagtcccagctactcaggaggctgagactctagagaatcacttgaaccctggaagcagaggttgcagtgagccaagatcgtgccactgcactatagcctgggtggcagagcaaggctctgactcaaaaaaaaaaaattataaacatttgtaAAGAAATCaactacaggccaggcgcggtggctcacgcttgtaatcccagcactttgggaggccgaggcgggcggatcacgaggtcaggagatcgagaccacggtgaaaccctgtctctactaaaaatataaaaaaaaatcagccgggcgtggtggcgggcgcctgtagtcccagctactcggagaggctgaggcaggagaatggcgtgaacccgggaggcggagcttgcagtgagccgagattgtgccactgcactccagcctgggcggcagagcgagactccgcctcaaaaaaaaaaaaaaaaaaaaaaaaaaaaaagaaatcaactacAAAAAATGGGCCAAAAAGACCATGAATAGTCACTAtttaatacaaataagaaaaaattcaaaaaactaaaaatagtcaCTATTTGAAAATGCCTAATGCCCATATGAGAATTTCTCAATCTCTCAATCACCAGGGAAATGGATATTACAACCACAACAAAACCACAAGTCATTGGATCGACAAACATTAAAAAGTCTCACAATCCTCAGTGTTGGGGAGGACGTTGACCAGAAGGAGAGCTGGGAAAAGCCCTTTACAAAGCTCTCAAGCTGCATCCACTAATGCCAAATATCCCAGTGAGCAGCGACTCCAGTCTCGCAGAGAAATGCTCAGGCTCAATTCAAATGAGAGGCAGGCACTTTCACAGCAGAGTCACCTGTGATGGCTGCACAGCGAAGACAGCAAACGTCCACCTGCAGCAGGGTGGGTAAAGGGTGGTGCATTCACTGCAGAAAGTCACCAGCAGTGTCGATCAGCCACTCCAGGCCCTCTGGGATCTGAAGAACTTTGCAGACACAGGCCCCCTATAAATCCAGTAATGACCTGGGGCTTGAGTGATTTTTGTCCACGGAGCCATCCTCCTCTTTGTACTGAGATGTCGTGGTGGAGAGTGAGGATTCCTCGAACGGGTCTAGGAGCGGGAGCAGCTCCGTGAAGTCAGGGAATAACTGGCTGTCTGGCGACAAGTTGGAGGCATATTGGCTCTGAGGCCACAAGGCGCCTGGGGCTAGGGTTGGGAGTGATCCTGGGCCTGGCATCAGGGCTCGGCCTAGGACTGGGTCTGGGATTGGGCCTGGGCCTGAGATGGGGGCTGGGATTGGACCTGGGATCCAGCCTGAGAGTGGTCCTGACATTGGGCCTAAATTCGGGGCTGGGCCTGGGATTGGGCCTGGGATCTGGGCTGGGCCTGGGATAGGGGCTGGGATTGGGCCAGGGCCTGGACCCCGGGCAGCCTTGAGGCCCTCCTGTGTTCCACACTCAGGGCCACCCCAGGTCCGGTGGAGGCTGTAGATCTTGGGTTCTGCTGCTGGGAGGACTCCCCAGGGTCCCGGCTGAGGGGAGATCCAGGAACCCCTGCCCTGCGGGAACTCAGGACTCCCAGGGACGGGGGCGAAGGCTGCAGGGACTAGCGGCGCAGCGCGGGCTCCTCGGCCTCTCCGCCCAGGGACGCGCTGGGGCTGCTGCTGGAGCCGCTGCTGGAGCCGCCGCACCCGAGCTAGTTTGGCGCGGCGATTCTTGAACCACACCTGGAGGACAGAGGGGACAGGGAGAAGGTGTGAAGGAGGGGCTCGCACGGCCCAGTGAGCCGCTCGGGGGCGGCGCCGGCCTCAAAACTCTCCCTGTGTTCACCCCCACCCGCACCCACCATATGAGGGCCCCCGGCTCCCAGGcctggagaagggaggggagagggaggggaaaggagggggaggagggtggggtgggaggggaggagcgGGGTCTGCCGCCCAGGAGCCCGGGGGCCAGGGAGGGTTCGAGGGGAGGGACCGCGGGTTCTCAGGGGGGCCTGAGGTCCGGACACCGGGAGACCCCGTGGGGAACAGCCTGGGCCGATCGTGTGGGCGGGTTTGGGCTAGCATAGAGTTGGAACAGGACTCAGGATACAGCCCGGGTCTACACTGGCGGGACCCCTTGCGTGGCAAAGCGGGAGGTGGCCGGGCGGGCCAGGCCCCGGTGAGTGACAGCGGTGGGGAGGCTCCTTGGGGTGACTGGGgcgggcggggtgggggtgggggtcagaCCTGCAGTTGTTGCTCCTTGAGGCCGAGTGTCTCCGCCAGATTCAGTCGCTTGTCGTAGTTCGGGTACTGGTCCTCCTGAAAGCAACCTTCTAGCACTTTCTGCTGGCTTTCAGTGTAGACCGTGCGCTCCTGCCGCTGTCTCCTTGGAGGGTCCGGGGCCAGGGGACGGCCTGGGGGCGAGAAGGAAACAGGTCAGAGAAGCTCCCAGGCAGCCCCCCGGCCCCCCTAGGGACCCTGTCCCCTGCGCCAGGCCAGGAGCCCAGGCAGTGTGGGCTGGGGCGGCACCGTGGATAGCAGCCTGGTATCCAGACCGGACCTtgcacctctctgggcctcagggtCCACATCTAGGAAATGGGCATGATAATAGCTCCTGCATTGTTAGGGACCCCACAGAAGGGAAGGCAAGCAGCATAGGCCCCTCACCTCGGAGTAGATGGGGCTGCCTCAGGCCTGCTCAGCCCTCCCCAGCTGCCCCATCCCCTCCCATCCAAGGGTTATAGGGACCCTGACACTTGCAGGGGCGCCGCCACCTGCCCAGTCCTCTGCTCCACTCTATTGCAtggtttcatttctttccttctttttttttcttggaggggatctcgctctgtcacccaggctggagtgcagtgatgtgatcacggctcaaggcagcctccacttcctgggctcaagcaacccccgccttggtctcccgagtagctgggaccacaggtgtgccccaccacccctgggtaatttttggatttttgatAAAGACGGGTCCCCACTACGTTAGCCTGGCTGTTTTCAGagtcgtgggctcaagtgatcctcccaccttggcctcccaaagagctgggatcacaggcgtgagagGCTGCGCCCAGCTGCATGAATTTTCATTTCCCAGACACCACTAAGTTCTCCCCACTCTGCAGGACAGGAAGCCGCCCGCACAGGCCCAGCCCTTCTCTAGCTGCTCAGATCTGCACTCTGCAGCCTCAGCCACAGGATCAACCCAGACCCCTCACACCCCTGTCCCCGCTCACCTTGGAGATGACCAGGGTCTTGCATCCTGAGTCCTGATCTGTTCTCAAACATAAGTGTGTACTGACAAGGGCTTGGCTCTTAAATCACTTCTCTGCTGTGCCCACCCTGGCCCACCCTGCCGGGAccctccccttcccaccctgCCCTGCAGTCCCGCCCCCTGGAGGAGTTGAATGATGGATTAATCCTTCATCACTGATCAGGTACTGCCTGCCGAGctgtgccaggagctggggaaCCTCAGTGGGCAACACAGCCTTGGTTTCACCCTCATGGGCCCTAGCCCAGGCGAGGTGGCATTCCACGCGGGTTTGGTTGGGGGAGTCAACATCGTGACCTGTGGTTGGGGTCCCCATCTCAGGAGAGGCACTGCCAGCCAGCCCCCAGGAGTCATCCTTGTTCCTTCCCAGGGCTGGGGCCCCACATGATCAATGCCAGCGAGTCTACCCACTCCTCCTGGGTCCCGGGCTGCCCACCTTGTTCAGCCACCATCCCTCCCTCCTGGATGACCCCACGGCCTCCTCTTTTGTCctttgagaccactctggccccTACTATTCATTCTTGAAGTTACCTGCTCCCCCAACCAGGAGGGGACACAGGTCTGATGGACGTTTCCATGGACCGCTGCTGATGTATGCAGGCGACCCATGACCTTGGTTCACACAAGTCAGGTCCCTCAGAGGTGCATCTGCTGTGTCAGACCCCTGGCTGCCCTCGTCTCCTCATAGCAGGACCCACATGGTTCAGGGGTCAAGGAGATTGACAAGGCTTATGATCCAGGGAGCTAAAAATGACTCatgcaaggctgggcacggtgcctcatgcctgtaatcctagcactttgggaggccgaggcgtgcagatcgcctgaggtcaggagttcgagaccagcctggctaacatggcagaaccccatctctactaaaactatgaaAAGAGTAGCTGGGCCtcgtggtaggcacctgtaatcccagctacttgggaggttgagacaagagaatcacttgaacctgagaggcagaggttgcagtgcagcctgggtaacagagggagactctgctccccccccccaaaaaaaaagaaaaataaatgactcaTGCAATCAATTTCAAAATTCAACAAAACGTAGACATTGTTACCACGGGCCTCACTCATTGTTTTCACCTGCTACTTAGAGTTCTGTTGTGGAAAGCAGCATCCCCAGCAATGATTCCTCATCACACACGTTGTCCGGCTTCATCTACAGGACATGCTGGGAACACAGTGGTGACCACAGAGATTTTGCACTGTGGCTATTTATTTGGCCAATAAAGGCATAAACAGAAGAACAAGCTCACTGGTACTATTTTGTGAAGATAgacatttaaatataagaaagttctgccaggcgcagtggctcacgcttgtaaccccagcactttggaaggccgaggcgggtggatcacctgaggtcgggagttcgagaccagcctgactaacatagataaaccccgtctctactaaatatacaaaattagctaggcatggtggcacatgcctgtaatcccagctacttgggaggctgaggcaggagaattgcttgaacccaggaggtggaggttgtgatgagccaagattgtgccattgcaccccagcctgggcaacaatcgtgaaactctgtctcaaaataaataaataaatataaattgaaacaaaataaatagtggctgggcatggtggctcatgcatgtaatcccaaggTTTTGGGAGTCAAGGAGgggaaggtcacttgaggccaggagttcgagaccagcctgggcaacatagcgagaccttatctctacaaaatatattaaaaaaaaaaaaaactagccaggcgtggtggtatgcacctgtagtcccagctacttgggcagctgaggggggtggatcgcttgagcccaggaattcgaggctgcagtgagccatgatcaaaccactgcactccagcctgggcggcagggtAGAGATCCTgtcttggaaataaataaataaatacattgtaaAACAAATAGATGGTGTGTTTACAAGTTCGCTGCACTCTCTTCAAAGGTTGcttagtatctcattgtggcatCCTTCCATCATTGTATCTATATTCTGCTTCCTTTCTGGAAACATTTTACCATAATTGCACATTTTGTTCCACTTTTAGGTAGCTGGGAACACGTTATTCACCAAGGCAGATGATGGCCCTGCTGTCAACAGGAATGATCTCATAGTTTTCTTGGTCTGTAAGATGTGAGTAGATGGTCCCCCTCtctataatttctaaaataaattaaatgtaaaactttacatattcgaggccaggcgtggtggctcatgcttgtaatcccagcactttgggaggctgaggcgggcagatcaagaggtcaggagtttgagaccagcctggccaacatagtgaaaccctatctctacaaaaaaatacaaaaaattagctgggcatggtggcgggcgcctgtaaccccagctacttgggaggcagaggcaggagagttgcttgaacccaggaggcggagcttgcagtgagtggggatcatggcattgcactccagcccaggcaacaattCTAGgctctgtggaaaaaaaaacaaaaaaaaacaaaaaaaaaaacaaaaaaaaacttgtgtaCTCAATTGGCAAAGATTAAGACCAGAGACTCTAGCTGGGCTTAGCAGGTGAAGGGGTAGGGAATCTGATTATTTCCCCAGAAATGGTTTTGGAGCATAggttgttgcttgtttttgtttttgtttttttgtatttttggttttgagacagcgtcctgctgtgttgcccagactggagtacggtggcacgatcacaggtcactgcagccttgacctcatgggctcaagtgatcctctcaccttagcctcccaagttgctgggactacaggcacccaccaccatgcccggctaatttcttttattttttgtagagacagggttttgctctgttgcccagcctgatctccaactcctgggctcaggcgatcctcctgcctcaacctcccaaattgctgggattgtgtgaaccaccacgcccagctgcttGGTTTTTAAGACTGACTTGGTGAAACCTGTCCATGTTGATCAGCTAAAGACCATCAGAGGGACACCAGTAGTCAAGCAAAGTTGGATTTATTGTCTTGTTGCAAGAAGGAGGAACACAAAGGGAACCTTTGGGGCCTCTCTGTAAGAGGGTGTTTGAAAGGATGTTTTAGATTGATGTGAAAGGAACTGTGGCTTttgcccttgctttttttttgagacagtgtctggctctgtcgctggcgcgatctcggctcattgcagcctctgcctcccggattcaagcgattctcctgccttagcctccggagtagctgggattacaggcgcccaccaccacacccagctaatttgtgtatttttagtagagatggggttttgccatattggccaggctgttttcaaactcctgacctcaagtgatccgcccacctcggcctcccaaagtactgggattacaggcgtgagccaccgctcccggctgcCCTTGCTTTTAATGGCAAATGTTACAGGATTTGAGCTTGTTTGATAATTTTGGAAAGGGTTCAGAACAGAGTGACTTTTATACCTAAAAGaatgcaaaccaaaaaaaaagattaaaaacaggaaaaaaaatgaatttaaatcagGGAAGCGAAGAAATATTTGTGcactaatgttcatagcagcatcttttacaatagccaaaaggctgaaacaacccaaatgtctatcaaatgaatgaacaaaatgtggcctatccatgcaatggaatatttttcagccttaaGAAGGAAGTTCTGGCAGAGGCTACGACCTCCATGAACCTAGAAAGTatttatactaaatgaaataagccaggacaaatattgtatgattccactcccAAGAAATCGCTAACatagacaaattcatagagacagaaaataagttAGAGGTTCCCAAGGGTTGAGGATGGAGAGAATGAGGAGTTCAATATTTTGtaggtacaaagtttcagcttGGGGCCGGGTGCCCTGGCAATATGATGAAaaaactatctctactaaaaatacaaaaattagccaggcgtggtggcgggcacctgtaatcccagctactcaggacgctgaggatcacttgagcccgggaggtagaggttgcagtgagccaagatagcaccaccgcactccagcctgggtgacagagcgagagcctgtctctaaaaacagaaaagtaaataaataaattaaaggtTACGATGGTAAGTTGTATGTTATGCCTATTTTACTGCAGTTTTAACAAACAAGAAAAGTGGTTTTGCTCTGGGTTTGATGCCGTCGGGAAAAGAGGGTCACTCTGATTCTCTTACCTTGAAGGTGAGGAGGGTGAGGCGTGCCCAGAACTAGGTTTTTGTCTGGAAACAGTATCGCTTGTATTCAACAGAAAAGGAGGACATGGATCTCTTTTGTGGTTTGAACAACATATTTCTCTCTGGATTCAGACATGATTACGGAGAGCTCAGGACAACACAAAGAATAACCTTGTCTGTTTgtgcttgtttctttgtttaaatcCAGTTCTTGCGCCATGCATTGTGTTTtatgaaatcctttttttttaataatgtttatttgtttacgtatttatttatttatttattgagacagagttttgctcttgtcacccaggctggaatccaatggagtgatcttggctcactgcaaccgctgtctcctgggttcaagcgattctcctgccttagcctcccgagtagctgggattacatgcgcccgccaccacacccagctaatttttgtatttttagtagagatggggattcgccatgttggccaggctggtctcgaactcccgacctcaggtgatccgcctgcctcagcctcccaacgtactgggattataggcatgagccaccacaccgggcctgaAATCCCTTCTATCCAAAGAGAGAGCATGGAGGCCTGGCTGTGAGTGCAAGGCCAGCCCCTGGCCATTGGgggctgcttttctctttctgataTTTCACCAACTCTCTTGTACTGAGAAttccgggcacagtgtctcagaGCAGCTGGGAAGCCCTGGAGGTCCTCAATATTATCAGCTGTCTGACCTTGGGCAAAAGGCTTCCTCCCTCCAGGATCAGTTTCCCCACCTATACAACGGGCCTGGGTGGATTCAGGCATCTCTTATCATGACATCTGCTCAGGAGGGGACCTGGCACAGAGAACCCTCCCTAATCCCTCCCCTGGCTCCCCTGGTTTGGAGAATCCTCCCCAGTCGCTGCAAGTTTGTCCCCAGGGCAATGTCACTAGTGGCCCTGCCTCACCTCACCTCCTCCCTGCAAGAGATACTGATCAAACATTATTACCTTGAAAAtcagcctcctccccagcccccaccagtGCACCAAGTTTAAgccagcaattttcttttttatttttttgttttctgttttttggttttttgagacagtctccctctgttgcccaggctggagtgcagtggtgcaatctcagctcactgcaacctctgcctcctgagttcaagccattctcctgcctcagcctcccgagtacctgggattacaggcgcccaccaccatgcctggcaaatttttgtatttttagtagagacagggtttctccatgttggccaggctctcaaactcctgacctcaagtgacccgcccacctcggcctcccaaagtgctggggttacaggaatgagccaccgtgcccagccataagcCAGCAATTTTCAAGGTCTAGTTGGCACCAGAATCCTCTGAAGAGCTCCTTAAAACCCAGATCCCTGGGTCTCGCCCCTAGAGTTTCAGTTTCTGATTAGCAGGTGATGCTGACGCCATTGAGATGCAGcaggaaccacactttgagaatggCTACGGTCAGCTCAGCGGCAAGCCTCTCtatccacctcagccccacacctggcctctgTCTCAGCGCTTGCCTTGTTTAGGGACAGGAAGAGGCCGGCAAGCCAGGACAGAAAGGATGGAGACTTGAGCCAGGGCCGCATGGCATCAGACCTTGGAGGAGCTCAAATGTTAttcccagaaaacagaaaataagagagaagtgCAGAAGCAGGAAGCCATCATAAGCTTGGGAAGCCGGGCATCGCGGAGGGGTGCAGcggggagaagaaaaataaataggaagacAGATACAAgaaatagaggccaggcacggtggctcacgcctgtaatcccaacactttgggaggccgaggcgggcagatcacaaggtcaggagtttgagaccagcctggccaacatggtgaaaccacgtctctactaaaaatataaaaattagtctggcgtaggtagcaggtgcctgtaatcccagctacttgggaggctgaggcaggagaatcactggaatgtgggaggcggaggttgcagtgagctgagatcatgccattgcattccagcctgagtgacagaatgagactctattaaaaaaaaaaaaaaaaagaaagagagggagagagagaggaaggaaggaaggaagaaaggaaaggagagagagaaagaaagtaaaagaaagagaggaaggaaggaaggaaggaaggaaggaaggaaggaaggaaggaaagaaagaaggaaggggaagaaaagagaaagaaaagaaggaaaagaaagaaagggaggccgggtgcagtgccgcacacctgtaatcccagcactttgggaggccgaggcagggggctgtgaggatcgcttgagcccaggagtttgagaccagcctgagcaacaaagtgagaccccatctctaccaaaaatacaaaaattagccgggcgtggtggtgcatgcctatagtcccagctactcgggaggctgaggcaggaggaccatttgagtgtgggaggtcaaggctgcagtaagctgtgatggcatcactgcactccagccagggcaactcAGCAAGAACgggtctcaaaaaattaaaaaaataaaaataaaaagcacagaaGTTTCTTGAACCATGCTTGAGGAACAAAGTAAAGAGATAAGAAAGTGTAGAaactgagccaggtgcggtggctcacgcctgtgattccagcacttggggaggccgaggcgggcagatcacctgaggtcaggagttcgagaccagcctggccaacatggtgaaaccccgtctctactaaaaatacaaaaattagccaggcgtggtggtggcacacgcctgtaatcccaactactcaggaggctgaggcaggagaatctcttgaacctgggaggcagaggttgcggtgagccgagatcacgccattgccctccagcctgggtgacagagtgagactctgtctcaaaaaaataaaaataaaaataaaacataaaatgaaagtgTGGAAATTGGAAAACAAGACATAGGCGCAGTTTTGCTCCCATATGCACAGCAGGCATGAAGGGTGACACACAGGAAGCTGCTGAGAATGGTAGCCTCATGGAAGGGCCGCCATGGGGCTGGGGACAATTTTCATGGCATGCACGGTGAATTCCCCACGGTGCAGGGTTATTAAGGATGCAAAATGTaagtaaaataggccaggtgcagtgactcatgcctgtaatcccagcactttgggaggccaaggtgggcagatcgcttgaggtcaggagtttgagaccagcctggccaacaaggcgaaatcctatctgtgctaaaaatacaaaaattagctacatgtggtgacgtgcacctgtagtcccagctacttgggtggctgaggcaggagaatcgcttgaacccaggaggcagaggttgtagtgagtcctgatcgtgccactgcactccagccttggtaacagagtgagacttcatctaaaaaaaaaaaaaaagtaataaaataaaataaggtctaTTCTGTTTTTAGAAAATTGGTTCCTTTCTCTGATCTCTCTAGACCACATTCCCTTTGTCTTGGGAATGGAGTTTCTTCTTCCCAAATTCATAGAAAATAGCCACTTTTTCATCTACTGCTCTGGGCCTCAGGTTTTCTCTGGGAAGTGTCTCCTTTCTGGCCCACCTATAGGGGCATTGAAGTAAAACACTGGTTGAGGAAAATTCACAAaccaagtgtagtggtgcaatcacggctcataCAGCTTGGTGTTGCTGGGAATATTCTGTTTCTCACTCTGGGTGGTGATTACACAGATgtgtcccttccttctttccttccttccttccttccttccctccctccctttctctctctctctctctctctcttttttgagatagggtctccctaagtcactcaggctggtctcaaactcctgggctcaagcaatccactctcctcagcctcccaaagtgttgggattacaggcgtgagccaccgcacccagccatgtaTGCATTTCTGTTAGTACAATACTAGAAGTAGAATTTTGGGGTCACAGAGAAGCCATTTGTTCAAATGTTATAGATAACGCTGAACAGATTTCCAAATCCATTTTAccagtttatattttcagttactccatatcctcaccaaaaCTTGGCATggtctgtctttattttttttgtttttgttgttgttattgttgtttgtttgtttttggcaggggttgggggtggggagggggacagagtcttgctctgtcacccaggcaggagtgcagtggcgtagtctcgtctcactgcaacctccgcctcccaggttcaagcgattctcccacctcagccctccaagtagctgggattacaggtgcccgccaccgtgcctggctaatttttgtatttttagtagagacaggttttctccatgttggccaagctggtctcaaactcctggcctcaagtgatctgcccgcctcagcctcccagagtgctgggattacaggcgtgagccaccgtgcctggccagactgTTGAGTGTTTATtcaccatttatatatcttctcgGAGCACTGTcaattcaagtcctttgcccatttttaaatcagggttttttgtttttttgttttttttaactgttgagttttaggagtcaGTGTATTCTGATTATCAATCCCTTAAAAAATgtgtgatttgcaaatgtttttttcctattctgtgacTTGCCTCTTTACTCCGTTGATAgtgggtttttttatttctttagatgcAGGGTCTCTgtttgtcgcacaggctggagggcagtggcgcaatcatgactcactgcagcttcagactcctggcctcaagcgatcctcccgcctggcctcccaaagtgctgagatgacaggtgtcgGCCTCCGTGCCCACCGGTCCCCTCACTCTGTCCTTAATTATCCCTCCCTCACATTGTCTTTCCCAGCGCCCCAGGTGCATGTCAGGAGCTGGATTCCCATGGTGCCCTTTGTATTGCAAATTGCACAGTGAGGTATGAATGTGGCCAGTGGATAACGTCCTTCAGCTCCTCCTGGCGTCCGTTTCGTCTATTCTGTTCCCACCTAATCTCTTCCTCCACCctgctttctgtttctcctctgaaatgcattctctctctctctctctctgtttctcctctctctctctctcttctctcttccacaCTTTACAGAGgctaaaactttgggaggccgaggcgggtggatcacctgaggtcaagagttcgagaccagcgtggccaacacggcaaaaccccgtctctactaaaaaatacaaaaattagccgggcttggtggcagacacctgtaatcccagctactccgtaggctgaggcaggagaatcacttgaacccgggaggcggaggttgcagtgagccgagattgcaccattacagagcaagactccgtctcaaaaaaaaaaaaaaaaaaaaaacatcgtCCCGAAGTTACCCAAACAGAAGCTGTGCCCCCTTGCCGTGTGACCCCAGGCCCACTCAGTTTACTTCTCGCcagtattttttcatctttaaccTGAGAAGCACCAAGAAGGCTGAGATTGGATCCCATTTGCCTCAGGAAAGTTAATTAACCTCtcctgatccttaaatccagggAGGGGCACGGCCCCTCCCTCAGGGAGCTGCATCGACGTTTCAATGAGTGAAGGGGctcaacagtgcctggcacataggagacGCACCTTGAAGGGTTTAGCTGTGATTTTATCATCATTGTGTGCCCCAGGCACGA
Proteins encoded in this window:
- the TPRX2 gene encoding tetrapeptide repeat homeobox protein 2 isoform X1, which encodes MQDPGHLQGRPLAPDPPRRQRQERTVYTESQQKVLEGCFQEDQYPNYDKRLNLAETLGLKEQQLQVWFKNRRAKLARVRRLQQRLQQQPQRVPGRRGRGARAAPLVPAAFAPVPGSPEFPQGRGSWISPQPGPWGVLPAAEPKIYSLHRTWGGPECGTQEGLKAARGPGPGPIPAPIPGPAQIPGPIPGPAPNLGPMSGPLSGWIPGPIPAPISGPGPIPDPVLGRALMPGPGSLPTLAPGALWPQSQYASNLSPDSQLFPDFTELLPLLDPFEESSLSTTTSQYKEEDGSVDKNHSSPRSLLDL
- the TPRX2 gene encoding tetrapeptide repeat homeobox protein 2 isoform X2, with protein sequence MQDPGHLQGRPLAPDPPRRQRQERTVYTESQQKVLEGCFQEDQYPNYDKRLNLAETLGLKEQQLQTRSRNPHSPPRHLSTKRRMAPWTKITQAPGHYWIYRGPVSAKFFRSQRAWSG